The sequence below is a genomic window from Streptomyces sudanensis.
GAGGACCCGCCCTCCGGATCTTCGCATATCACCGCACATGCGTACGCACCTCGGCTTCCTCCCTCCCGCCTACCCGCCCCACGGCCCCACAGCGCGGCCCCGCGGGGGAGGACCGGCAGCGCACGGACCGGCGGGCGCGGACCGATGGGCGCGGGCGCCGGGAGAGAGCCGCCGGGGGGAGCCGCCGGGGCGGCAGGGCGGTTCCGCGCGACGGCGCCGCCACCACGGGCCGCGGGCCCCGGCCCGTACGCGCGGCCCCGCTCAGGCCCGTACGCGCGGCTCCCGCTCAGGCCCGTCCCCCCGTCCGTGCACGCGCCCCCGGTCCGCGTCCCGGTCAGGCCGCGTCGTGCGCCCGGGTCGCGACGACCACCGTCGCGCGGCGGTCCTCGCAGGTCGCGACCCGGGCGGCGAGCCCGCCGGACGCCTCGGCGATCCGGACGGCCGCGGGGGCCTGGGCCGCGCCGGTCTCGAACAGCAGGCTCCCGCCCGGCGCCAGCCAGCGTGCCGCGTCCGCCGCGACCCGCCGCAGCACGTCCAGCCCGTCGGCGCCGCCGTCGAGGGCGGCGCGGGCCTCGTGGAGGCGGGCCTCCGGCGGAAGGAGGGCGACCTGGTCGGTCGGTACGTACGGGACGTTGGCCAGCAGCAGGTCGACGCGGCCCCGCAGGCCGGGCGGCAGGGCGTCGTACAGGTCGCCGCGGTGGACGTGCCCGCCGAGGGGCGCGAGGTTGCGGCGGGCGCAGCGCACGGCCGCCGGGTCGATGTCGGAGGCGTGCAGGCCGGCGGCGCCGCCCAGGGCGGTGACCAGGGCGGCGCCCAGCGCTCCCGTACCGCAGCACAGGTCGACCACGAGCGGGCGGGCGCCGTGCGGGACGAGTGCGGCGGCCCGCTCGACGAGGAACTCGGTGCGGCGGCGCGGGACGAACACGCCCTCGTCGACGGCGATCCGCAGGCCGCCGAAGCCGGCCCAGCCGACGACGTGTTCCAGGGGGTGCCCGGCGGCGCGGCGCGCCACCATGGCGGTCAGTTCGGCGGGGGTCCGGGCGGCGGCGAGCAGCAGCTCCGCCTCCTCCTCGGCGAAGACGCACCCGGCGGCGCGGAGGGCGCCGGCCACACCGGCCGACCCGGTCGGGCAGGTGCGGCCGGCGGATGCCGGGGCGGCGCCGGAAGCGGGTCCTCCGGGGGTGCGGGGCGCGGGGATCGTGGACACGTGGAAACCTCTCGGGGGCCGCGTACGCGGTGTGCTCCCGGCGGTCGTGTCACGGTCGCGGCGTGACCGCCGTGCCGCCCTCGGAGGGGAGCACCCGTCCTTGCCTGGCGTTGACCGGTCCCACCTCCCCACTCCTCGTACGTCCTCGTGGCGTTCGGGACACCCTATCCGACAACGGCCTTCCGCCGGCCGAACCGGCCGGCCCCGGGGAGTGCCGGGAGCCGGCCGGTCCGGGCGGAACACACCCCGGCGCGGCTCCCTCCCACGCACTCTCAGGAACCGTCCTCCTCCTCGGAGTTCAGGAGCTCGTACGCGGCCGGGTCGGAGTGGTGGAACAGCCGGTACCAGGCGTCGAGGCGCTCGCCCTCGAACACGCCCAGCCGGCCCAGGACCTCGCGAGCGAACGCGACCGGCTCCGTCGACCCGGCGGTGATCAGGTCCCCGGACGCCACCGCGTCCGCCTCCACGTAGTGCCCGCCGCCCCCGTACCCGGTCGCCGCCAGGTAGACCGCGGCGGACGAGGTGTGGGGGCGGTCGTCCAGCAGTCCCGCGCGGGCCAGCCCGGCGGTCGCGCCGCAGATCGCCGCGACCGGGACGCCCGCGTCGAGGAACGCGCGGGCCTTCGCCGCGAACGGGGCCAGGTCGTCGCCCTCGTCCCACAGGTCGGCACCGGTCAGGACCAGCATCGCGCTGTCGCCGGGGCGCAGGTCGGCCAGGGCCAGGTCGGGCGTGATCCGCAGGCCGCCGATCGTGGTGACCGGGGCGGCCGTCGGGCCGACCGTGCGGATCCGGTACCCGCCGCGGGCCGCCCAGGCCGTCGCGTGGCCGGTCTCCCAGTCGGCGAACGTGTCGTAGACGGCGAGGTGGACGGTCCCGCGGTGGGCGGTGGTACTGGTCACGGAGGTCTCCCGGGTGCCGCGCCCGCGCCCGTGCCCCCGCCGCTCGGCGTCCGCGGGGAGCGGGCGGCCCGGCACCGTGCCGGTCGTGGCGCTCACCGCACACGAAACCCGGCTCCGCCCGTTGCCGCAAGCGCCTTTCACCGCCGCCCGTCNNNCNNNNCGNCNNNNNGNCNNNNNNNNNCNNNGNNNCGNGNCCNGGCCCGCGGTCCCCCGCCCCGCGCCGCGTCCGGCCCCCACGGGAGCTCCTCCGACTGGCTTAAGGTGTCCGAAACCGGACGGAGGGGACCTGCCCATGCCCGTGAGCGGACCTGTGACCCGCAGCACCCTGCGCCAGCAGATCGCCGACGCGCTGCGCGACGAGGTGCTCGCGGGCCGCCTCCGGCCGGGCCGGGAGTTCACGGTCAAGCAGATCGCGGAGCAGTACGGCGTGTCCGCGACGCCGGTGCGGGAGGCGCTGGTCGACCTGTCGGCCCAGGGGCTGCTCGACTCCGACCAGCACCGGGGCTTCCGCGTCCACCGGTTCACGGTCGACGACTACCGGGACATGGTCGAGGCCCGCTTCCTGATCGTCGACGGCGTCCTGCGCCGCCACCCGGAGGGCGGAGCGGAGTGGGGGCGGGTGCCGGACGAGGTGCTGGTCTCCGTGCGGCGGCGGGCCGAGGCGGCGGTGCGGGCCGCCCGGGCCGGGGACCTCGACATCCTGATCGGTTACGACATGCGGTTCTGGCAGGAGCTGGCGGGGCTCGCCGCCAACCGCCACCTCGCCGGCTTCCTGGACCGCCTGCGCGTCCAGGCGTGGGCGTTCGCCGTGCCCCACCTGCGGGCCGACCGGCGGGTGCGGGACCGGTTGTGGGCCGGGTACGAGGAGCTGGCGGAGGCCGTCGAGGAGGGCTCGGCGCGGCGGGTCGCCGCCGTCCTCGCCGCGTACCGCGCCCACTCCCTGAACTGGGCCGACCACCTGGAGCGCCTCCCCGCGCCCCGCGAGGCTCCCGAACGCCCCGCGTAGGGCGGGTGCTTCGGCGGCGGTGCCACCGGGTATCACTGTGACCCGACGCCCGGGGCACGGGGCCGGCCCGTGCCGTCACCGCGGCAGACACCCCGATTCGAGAGCGAGTCCGCCTTGGCCTGTGACCTGTGGCTGGTCCCCCTGGTCGACGTGCTGTGCCACAGCCCCGACAACCCCTTCGCCGAGGAGATCGCCGTGTACGACCGGGCGCTGACCGGGGCGGGCCTGCCGACGGTGCCCGTCTTCGCGTACATGCCCGGCCTGTCGGGCGACGTGGCGCCGGTCGCCGGGTTCGACTACGACGCCCTGCACTTCCTGCGCCGCGCGTACCTCCTCCAGGTCTGCGGCCTCGCCGTGACGCCCGTCGACGAACTCGGCGGCGACTACGAGCAGTTGCTGGAGATGTTCGAGGCGACCGCCCAGCGGTCCCACCTGGTCTGGCACTACGACCACGCCGGCGCCTACGTGCCGGTGGACTTCCCCGCGCCGCTCTCCACCGAGGAACTGCTCGCCGGGGGAGGCCCGCTCGGCTCCGCGCAGGGGCTGCTGCGGGAGCTGGAGTACGTGGCCCCGTCCATCGGCATCGACCCGGCCAACCCGCCGGCCGCGCCCGAGCCGCCCCGCCGCCCGACGTCGCTGGAGGAGCCGGCGGCGCCGGTCCCGTACGACGACGACCCCTTCGCGCGCGAGCGGCACGTCTGGCTGGGCCTGCACGCGGCGGCCACCCGCAGCCTGGGTCAGGGGTCGATGATCGTCTTCAGTTGAGGAGGCGGTTCAGCGGGGTTCCGGGGGGCGCTGGCGCGGCATGTTCGGGCGGGCCGCGGGAGGCAGCGGGGAGCGGTTCGCCGACTGCCCGGAGGCCGTGTCGGAACGCGGCGGCCCGGCGTTCAGGGCCTGGGCGACCAGCGGTGTCGGGCCCGCCCGGAACTCCGCCATCCAGTCCGCCGTCTCCGCCCGCACCAGCTCCGTCACGTCCTCCGAGAACCTCCGCAGCACCCCCAGGCAGCGCTCCGCCGCCTCGGCGGCCGTCCCCTCCGCGGGGCCCAGCACCTCCCGGACGTTCTCGGACGCCCAGTCGAACTGCAGGGACTGGAGGCGCCGCTGCACCGCCTGCGCCGTCACCACGTCCCGCATCCAGCCGGACGTCACCCCGAAGTACCGGTCGCACGCCAGGCACGCCGCGGCGAGCAGCAGCGACAGGTAGCCCCAGCCGGCCGCCCCGTCCAGGGCGTCCGTCAGGTCCAGCAGCGGCAGCGCGGCGCCCAGGACACCGCCCAGCGCCGTACCGGTCCGCAGGGCGCGGGCGCCGCGGCGCTTCCACGCCCGGTCGGCGAGGTACCAGTCGGTGGT
It includes:
- a CDS encoding putative protein N(5)-glutamine methyltransferase — translated: MSTIPAPRTPGGPASGAAPASAGRTCPTGSAGVAGALRAAGCVFAEEEAELLLAAARTPAELTAMVARRAAGHPLEHVVGWAGFGGLRIAVDEGVFVPRRRTEFLVERAAALVPHGARPLVVDLCCGTGALGAALVTALGGAAGLHASDIDPAAVRCARRNLAPLGGHVHRGDLYDALPPGLRGRVDLLLANVPYVPTDQVALLPPEARLHEARAALDGGADGLDVLRRVAADAARWLAPGGSLLFETGAAQAPAAVRIAEASGGLAARVATCEDRRATVVVATRAHDAA
- a CDS encoding GntR family transcriptional regulator; the protein is MPVSGPVTRSTLRQQIADALRDEVLAGRLRPGREFTVKQIAEQYGVSATPVREALVDLSAQGLLDSDQHRGFRVHRFTVDDYRDMVEARFLIVDGVLRRHPEGGAEWGRVPDEVLVSVRRRAEAAVRAARAGDLDILIGYDMRFWQELAGLAANRHLAGFLDRLRVQAWAFAVPHLRADRRVRDRLWAGYEELAEAVEEGSARRVAAVLAAYRAHSLNWADHLERLPAPREAPERPA
- a CDS encoding SLATT domain-containing protein, giving the protein MSQPEMQPGGPARGDDLRGRPFPLGDWGEPAERLHELYRWVEATALHTTDWYLADRAWKRRGARALRTGTALGGVLGAALPLLDLTDALDGAAGWGYLSLLLAAACLACDRYFGVTSGWMRDVVTAQAVQRRLQSLQFDWASENVREVLGPAEGTAAEAAERCLGVLRRFSEDVTELVRAETADWMAEFRAGPTPLVAQALNAGPPRSDTASGQSANRSPLPPAARPNMPRQRPPEPR
- a CDS encoding DJ-1/PfpI family protein, coding for MTSTTAHRGTVHLAVYDTFADWETGHATAWAARGGYRIRTVGPTAAPVTTIGGLRITPDLALADLRPGDSAMLVLTGADLWDEGDDLAPFAAKARAFLDAGVPVAAICGATAGLARAGLLDDRPHTSSAAVYLAATGYGGGGHYVEADAVASGDLITAGSTEPVAFAREVLGRLGVFEGERLDAWYRLFHHSDPAAYELLNSEEEDGS